ACGATGCCATGGAACACATCGCTGCCCACGGCTCGCAGCACTCCGAAGCGATCGTGACCGACGACTATGCGAGCGCAATGCGGTTCCAACGGGAAGTGGATGCTTCGGCCGTGTTCGTGAACGCCTCCACCCGGCTGAACGACGGCTTCGAGTTCGGCCTGGGGGCCGAAATCGGCATCTCCACGACCAGGATCCATGCCCGGGGACCGATGGGCCTGGAGGAGCTCACGTCCACCAAGTTCATCGTGTTCGGGAACGGACAGATCAGAAGATAAAGCGCGGCGCGGTTCCCGGCATACGGCATCGGAACGATCCCGATTCCTGGCGGATGATGTTCAACGGACCGGACTTTGCGGAGGCAGTTTGCAGCAGCGTATCGGTATTCTCGGCGGGACCTTCAATCCAATCCATTACGGTCATCTCGCAGCGGCCGAGGAAGTGCGGGAGAGGCTGAGCCTCGATTCCATCCTGTTCATTCCTACCGCGCTTCCTCCTCACAAACAGGAAGCGATGCCCGATGCCGCGCATCGCATGGAGATGGTCCGTCTCGCGATCTCCGGCAATCCCCCCTTCGAGCTTTCCGACATCGAGGTCAAACGGGGCGGCAGGTCCTATACGATCGACACCATCGACGCGCTCCGTTCTTCCCTGCCCGGCGCTGAACTTTATTTTCTTACCGGCGTGGATTCTTTTCATGAAATCAAGTCGTGGCACCAATGGGAACGCCTGCTTGGACGGTGTGCGTTCGTCATCCTGTCGAGGCCCGGCTACCCCTTTTCGGAACTTGCCGCAATCGATTTCATGAAGCATGCCGCCAAGGATCTTGACCGGCTGGACCGTGGAGAGATGCGCGAGATTACGATGAGGACGGCAACCGCGTGCCTGTATCTGGAAAAGATCCCGCACTACGACATTTCCTCAACGGACATCCGGGAGCGGATCAGGGATGGCCGTTCGGTCAAATACCTCTTGCCTGAACCCGTTGAACGCTATATAATTACCAACACATTATATGCTTAATTCATGGGAAACGGCACAACAGTGCGCAGAGGCGGCTGACAGCAAGAAAGCATTCGACATCATCATTCTGGACCTGCGCAAGCTTACATCCATCGCCGACTATTTCGTGATCTGCTCCGGGGGCAGCACCACGCAGGTATCGGCCGTCTCCGAGGCAATCGGCCAGGTCCTGGCCGGGTCCGGGATACATCCCTCCCACGTGGAGGGGCAGGCAGGATCCAGCTGGGTGCTGATGGACTACGGTGATGTCGTCGTCCATGTCTTCGATGAGCAAACGCGTCTGTACTATTCGCTGGAAAAGCTCTGGGGTGACGCTGTCCGTGTGTCTGCTGGCATCCGGGTCGCAGGAATCGGGCACGCCGCTCCATGAAACTGACCGTGCTCTGTATGGGCAAGACCCGCGAGCGGTTCATTCGGGACGGCATGGAGAAGTTCGTTCGGTTCCTGGGACACTATGCGGACCTGGAGGTCCGAGAGCTCAAAGAGGAGAAGATCCAGGACCTGAAAGAGGCCCCGAGGATACGGAAACGGGAAGCCGAACGGATCGGCAAGGCGATCGCCGCCGGCGCCTTCACGGTGAGCCTCGACGAGCGTGGTGAAGAATTCACGTCCCATGAATTTGCCGCATTCTTAAACGGAGTGAGAGAATCGGGCGTCCGGGAGATCGTTTTCATTCTGGGCGGCGCGCTGGGACTGGATGAGCGGGTGACGACAGGCTCGAACAGGACCGTGTCCCTGTCTCGGTTGACGTTCACCCACGAGATGGCGAGACTGGTCCTTCTCGAACAGCTCTATCGCGCCTTCACGATCGTGACGGGAAAGACCTACCACTACTGATGCCCGGATCTGTCTGCATACGCGTGCGGTGATCTTCTGGCGAGAAAGGATGAGGATGAGATTCTTCGTTACATTGATGTTGTTTGCGGCGGTCCTGATTGTCGTGGCGTTGCGCGAGTTCAACCCGGGAATGATCACGGTCAATCTCCTCCCGTCCCGATCTTATGAGGTATCCAAATCGGTCTTTTTCCTTGTTTCGCTCTCTTTCGGCGCCGGAGTCGTCTTCCTCGTCTATTTTCTTCGCGACGTGAAGCGGTTCCTCCGCGGACTCCGGGTCCAGCGGGAGCAGAAGAAGCGTTCCCGGATCCAGGAACTGTACACCAAGGGCCTCAACGCCCTGCTCGCGAAGCGCAATCCCGAGGCCACGAGCTTCTTCCAGAAAGTGCTTGCGATCGATCCGAATCATGTGGATACGCTGCTCCGGATGGGCATCAGCCAACTGCGCGAGAAGAACCCGCAGGAGGCGATCCTGCTGCATCAGCGGGCGCTGAACCTTGACCCCGATAATCAGGAAGTGATGTTCTCCCTGGCGGCAGACTATGAGGAGGCCAAGCGGTACGATGATGCCCTGAAGGTCTACCAGCAGATCATTGCTAAGGATTCCTCCAACCTGACGGCACTGATCAGGATGAGAGACCTCTACCAGCGGCTCAATCAATGGGAAGAGCTCTATGAGTCCCAGCGCCGCCTGCTTGCCAATCCCATATCGCCGGCGGAGCAGGAGGTCGAACACCGCCGGCTCGTCGGTTTTAAGTATGAATTCGGGCGGTCACTCCTGGAAGCGGGGGACAATGAACGCGCGAAAAAGATATTCCGGGGCGTGATCAAGCTCGACAAGGACTTCATCCCGGCCTACCTGGGGCTGGGAGAGGTGTATTTCGAAGAGAACAAGACGAAGGATGCGGCAGAACTCTGGGGAAAGGCCTATAAGATGACATCGTCGATCCTGCTGCTGCACCGGCTCGAGGACCTCACCCTGAAGCAGGGTGAGCCGGGCCAGGCCATCGAGATTTATAAGCAGGCGCTGTCCTGGAAGCCGCAGGACATCCAGCTCAAGTTCTTCCTCGGCAAGCTGTATTACCGGCTCGAAATGATCGACGAGGCTTTCGACATCCTCTCCTCTGTGGATTGGGGAGACAGGGAGTTTCCCGATGTGCACAAGCTGCTTGGCAACATCTACCTGCGCAGAGGTTCCCTGGGACTCGCGGCGTCGGAATTCAAGAAGGCCCTCGGATTCCGGAAGCAGATCATCATTCCCTATGTCTGTTCGAGCTGCGGATTCCGGACGACGGACTGGTCGGGACGTTGTCCGAACTGCGGCAAGTGGAACACCTTCGGAGTGAATCTCGAGAAAACCTGCTAGGACAAGCACCCGTCATTACATTCCCAAGAAGCCACGAGCGCCAATCCCGTGCAGCCACAGCACGTTTCGAAGTCCGAAAAGTGCCGGTGGGAGTTATTTGAGATCCGGCGATTCGAATTTGAACTGGTTAGACAGGGGAGCACCGATGGCCGCCAAAGCAGTAATACTGATCGTCCTCGATGGATGGGGCATCAACAGCAGGAAAGAGGGAAATGCCATCGCATCGGCCGATACCCCGGTCTACTCGGCGCTCCTGCGTGAATGGCCCCACGCGGAGCTGAATGCGGCGGGGGAGGCGGTAGGCCTCCCGGACGGCCAGATGGGGAACTCCGAGGTCGGTCATTTGAATCTGGGAGCGGGCAGAATCGTGTATCAGGATTCAACGCGCATCAGCAAGTCCATCCGGGACGGCGACTTTTTTAAAAACCCCGTGCTCCTGTCAGCCCTGAATGGTGTCAAGCAAGCGGGGGGGCGGCTTCATCTCATGGGGCTCCTTTCGGACGGGGGTGTGCACAGCCGCATGGATCACATTACCGCCCTCTTCGACCTGGTCAAACAACAGGGCATCTCCCAGGTTTTTTTTCACGCTTTCCTCGACGGAAGGGATACGCCGCCCAAGAGCGCTCTGGACTACATTGCACGGCTAGAAAGCCAACTTGCAGCCATCGGCATAGGCCGGATCGCCACCGTCTCGGGCCGCTACTACGCAATGGACCGCGACAAGCGCTGGGACCGCGTGCAGAAGGCGTACGAGGCGCTCGTCCAGGGAGAGGGAATCAGGAAATATTCGGCCGTCGAAGCCGTTCAGCAGAGCTACGAACACAACAGGACCGATGAGTTCCTGCTCCCGACGATCATCATGGGTCCGAGGACGAACCGGGCTGTAGCTACGATCAGCGACAACGATGCCGTCATCTTCTGCAATTTCCGGTCCGACCGCGCCCGTGAGATAACGCAGGCATTGACCGACCCCGCGTTCCAGGGGTTCAGCCGGAAGCGCCTTCCGAACCTGTCGTCTTTTGTCTGCCTCACGACCTATGACGAGACCTTCAATCTGCCCGTCGCCTTTGCTCCGGTCCGTCTTACGAACATCCTGGGCGAGGTGCTGAGCGCGCGCGGGTTGAGTCAGTTCCGCATCGCCGAGACGGAAAAGTACGCCCACGTCACGTTCTTTTTCAATGGGGGGGAAGAGCTCCCGTTCCCGCTCGAGGACCGGGTGCTGGTCCCATCGCCGCGGGATGTGGCCACGTACGACAAGAAGCCGGAGATGAGCGCACGGGAGATCACGGAAAAGCTGGTTGGCGCCATTCACAAGCGCCGGTATGGTTTCATCCTTACGAACTACGCCAACCCCGACATGGTAGGCCATACGGGCGTGCTCCCTGCAGCGATCGCCGCCGTTGAGGTGCTCGACGAGTGTCTGGGTCGTGTCGTTCGCGCAGCGCAGGAAACAGGCGCCCGCGTGCTCATCACCGCCGACCACGGCAACCTCGAGATGATGGCCGACCCTGCGACGGGACAACCCCATACGGCCCATACGACCGATCCGGTTCCCTTCATCCTCGTGGGAGAAAAGGCCGGCTTGAGAGAACGCGGAATCCTTGCCGATGTCGCTCCCACGGTCCTTGAACTGCTCGAGATCGAGAAGCCGGCTGACATGACGGGGAGCAGCCTCATCGCATAGGCGAATCGTCAGGGGGTCCGCAGAACGCCAGTCTGCCGCGATATTCCAAAAGGGATAGGAGCGCGTTCCCATGCACGTCCTGCGCCGAATCCTCGATATCCTGATGCCGACCGCCTGCTCCTACTGCTCCTCTTCGGTCGGCGATTCGGCCGTTCCCTTTTTCTGCTCTGCCTGCTGGAACGATTTCGCCGTCATGAGCGGCCCGCTCTGCCCCTCCTGTGGAAGGCAATTTGAGTCTTCCGAAGCGCTGCGGCACAGTCCCGACCACTGCTGTCTCGACTGCCGGAAGCAGACTCCCTTCTTTGATCAAGCGGTGTCCATCGGCTATTTCGAAGGACCGCTTCGCGAGGCGATCCATCAGTTCAAGTACCGCCCGTGCAGGTCGCTGGGCGTGCCGCTGGGGCGCTGGATGGCAGAAAACCTCGGCGCTGTCCGCGCCCTCGACCTGGTCATTCCCGTACCACTTCACAGCAGCCGTCTTAGACAGCGGGGATTCAACCAGGCGCTCCTCCTCGCGAACCAGGTGGCCGATTCCTTTTCCCTTCCCCTCTGCTATGACAATCTGGTCCGTCTCAAGCGCACAAAGCCGCAGGTCGAGCTGTCCCCCGAGGAACGGCTCCAGAACGTCAAGAACGCATTCTCGCTGCTCGTCCCCGACCGGATGATCGGGAAATCGGTCCTCATCGTCGATGATGTGTACACGACCGGCGCAACGATGAATGAGTGCTCGCGGATTCTCAAGGAAGCGGGAGCTGTTCGCGTGAGCGCCCTCACCATTGCACGCGCTGTCTGACGATTTCGGGAGGGGGCGATCGCGGGGAACACTTCTCGCTGAGCTGGCCAACGCAGTCATTGCTGTCTTACTTGACAAGAGATGGAGCATTCTGTAT
This Nitrospirota bacterium DNA region includes the following protein-coding sequences:
- the nadD gene encoding nicotinate-nucleotide adenylyltransferase, with amino-acid sequence MQQRIGILGGTFNPIHYGHLAAAEEVRERLSLDSILFIPTALPPHKQEAMPDAAHRMEMVRLAISGNPPFELSDIEVKRGGRSYTIDTIDALRSSLPGAELYFLTGVDSFHEIKSWHQWERLLGRCAFVILSRPGYPFSELAAIDFMKHAAKDLDRLDRGEMREITMRTATACLYLEKIPHYDISSTDIRERIRDGRSVKYLLPEPVERYIITNTLYA
- the rsfS gene encoding ribosome silencing factor; this translates as MLNSWETAQQCAEAADSKKAFDIIILDLRKLTSIADYFVICSGGSTTQVSAVSEAIGQVLAGSGIHPSHVEGQAGSSWVLMDYGDVVVHVFDEQTRLYYSLEKLWGDAVRVSAGIRVAGIGHAAP
- a CDS encoding 23S rRNA (pseudouridine(1915)-N(3))-methyltransferase RlmH — encoded protein: MKLTVLCMGKTRERFIRDGMEKFVRFLGHYADLEVRELKEEKIQDLKEAPRIRKREAERIGKAIAAGAFTVSLDERGEEFTSHEFAAFLNGVRESGVREIVFILGGALGLDERVTTGSNRTVSLSRLTFTHEMARLVLLEQLYRAFTIVTGKTYHY
- a CDS encoding tetratricopeptide repeat protein, with protein sequence MRFFVTLMLFAAVLIVVALREFNPGMITVNLLPSRSYEVSKSVFFLVSLSFGAGVVFLVYFLRDVKRFLRGLRVQREQKKRSRIQELYTKGLNALLAKRNPEATSFFQKVLAIDPNHVDTLLRMGISQLREKNPQEAILLHQRALNLDPDNQEVMFSLAADYEEAKRYDDALKVYQQIIAKDSSNLTALIRMRDLYQRLNQWEELYESQRRLLANPISPAEQEVEHRRLVGFKYEFGRSLLEAGDNERAKKIFRGVIKLDKDFIPAYLGLGEVYFEENKTKDAAELWGKAYKMTSSILLLHRLEDLTLKQGEPGQAIEIYKQALSWKPQDIQLKFFLGKLYYRLEMIDEAFDILSSVDWGDREFPDVHKLLGNIYLRRGSLGLAASEFKKALGFRKQIIIPYVCSSCGFRTTDWSGRCPNCGKWNTFGVNLEKTC
- the gpmI gene encoding 2,3-bisphosphoglycerate-independent phosphoglycerate mutase translates to MAAKAVILIVLDGWGINSRKEGNAIASADTPVYSALLREWPHAELNAAGEAVGLPDGQMGNSEVGHLNLGAGRIVYQDSTRISKSIRDGDFFKNPVLLSALNGVKQAGGRLHLMGLLSDGGVHSRMDHITALFDLVKQQGISQVFFHAFLDGRDTPPKSALDYIARLESQLAAIGIGRIATVSGRYYAMDRDKRWDRVQKAYEALVQGEGIRKYSAVEAVQQSYEHNRTDEFLLPTIIMGPRTNRAVATISDNDAVIFCNFRSDRAREITQALTDPAFQGFSRKRLPNLSSFVCLTTYDETFNLPVAFAPVRLTNILGEVLSARGLSQFRIAETEKYAHVTFFFNGGEELPFPLEDRVLVPSPRDVATYDKKPEMSAREITEKLVGAIHKRRYGFILTNYANPDMVGHTGVLPAAIAAVEVLDECLGRVVRAAQETGARVLITADHGNLEMMADPATGQPHTAHTTDPVPFILVGEKAGLRERGILADVAPTVLELLEIEKPADMTGSSLIA
- a CDS encoding ComF family protein, which codes for MHVLRRILDILMPTACSYCSSSVGDSAVPFFCSACWNDFAVMSGPLCPSCGRQFESSEALRHSPDHCCLDCRKQTPFFDQAVSIGYFEGPLREAIHQFKYRPCRSLGVPLGRWMAENLGAVRALDLVIPVPLHSSRLRQRGFNQALLLANQVADSFSLPLCYDNLVRLKRTKPQVELSPEERLQNVKNAFSLLVPDRMIGKSVLIVDDVYTTGATMNECSRILKEAGAVRVSALTIARAV